The following coding sequences are from one Devosia yakushimensis window:
- a CDS encoding class II 3-deoxy-7-phosphoheptulonate synthase, producing the protein MTNWTPNSWRDKPISQVPAYPDAAALAEAERQLGTFPPLVFAGEARDLKSKLASVARGDAFLLQGGDCAESFAEHGADHIRDFFRVFLQMAVVLTHGASKPVVKVGRVAGQFAKPRSADTETIDGIELPSYRGDIINSIEFTEGARVPDPDRMLQAYRQSAATLNLLRAFSMGGYAELTRIHEWTVGFMKGSNWYPRYEEVARKIDDAITFMAALGLNPDNTPALRQTSFFTSHEALLLGYEEALTRRDSITNDWYATSGHMLWIGDRTRQPDAAHVEYFAGIKNPIGIKCGPTLSSDDLLRLLDRLNPTDEAGRITLIARFGSDKVHDHLPRLIETVQRAGRTVVWCSDPMHGNTIKASTGYKTRPFERVLSEVKSFFEIHRDMGTYAGGVHIEMTGDDVTECVGGVSAVTEASLSDRYHTYCDPRLNASQALELAFLVAEEVHAQKPPRETRIAGE; encoded by the coding sequence ATGACCAATTGGACCCCCAATAGCTGGCGCGACAAGCCCATTTCCCAGGTGCCGGCCTATCCCGACGCCGCCGCATTGGCCGAAGCCGAGCGCCAATTGGGCACTTTCCCGCCGCTGGTCTTTGCTGGCGAGGCGCGCGATCTCAAGTCCAAGCTGGCCTCCGTGGCCCGTGGCGACGCCTTCCTGCTGCAGGGGGGCGATTGCGCCGAGAGCTTTGCCGAGCATGGCGCCGATCACATCCGCGACTTCTTCCGCGTCTTCCTGCAAATGGCCGTCGTGCTGACCCATGGCGCCAGTAAGCCCGTGGTCAAGGTCGGCCGCGTCGCCGGCCAATTCGCCAAGCCGCGTTCCGCCGATACCGAAACCATCGATGGCATCGAACTGCCCAGCTATCGCGGCGATATCATCAATTCCATCGAGTTCACCGAAGGCGCCCGTGTCCCTGATCCCGACCGCATGCTGCAGGCCTATCGCCAGTCGGCCGCCACGCTCAATCTGCTGCGCGCCTTCTCCATGGGCGGCTATGCCGAACTGACCCGCATTCATGAATGGACCGTCGGGTTCATGAAGGGCTCCAATTGGTATCCGCGCTACGAGGAAGTCGCGCGCAAGATCGACGACGCCATTACCTTCATGGCCGCCCTCGGCCTCAACCCGGACAACACACCGGCCCTGCGCCAGACCAGTTTCTTCACCAGCCACGAAGCCCTGCTGCTCGGCTATGAAGAAGCCCTGACCCGCCGCGACTCCATCACCAATGACTGGTACGCCACCTCCGGCCACATGCTGTGGATCGGCGACCGCACTCGCCAGCCCGATGCCGCCCATGTCGAATATTTCGCCGGCATCAAGAACCCCATCGGCATCAAATGCGGCCCTACCCTGAGCAGCGACGATCTATTGCGCCTGCTCGACCGCCTCAACCCCACCGATGAGGCCGGCCGCATTACCCTGATCGCCCGCTTCGGCTCCGACAAGGTCCACGATCATCTGCCGCGCCTGATCGAAACCGTGCAGCGCGCTGGCCGCACTGTCGTCTGGTGCTCCGATCCGATGCATGGCAACACCATCAAGGCTTCGACCGGCTATAAGACCCGCCCCTTCGAGCGCGTCCTGTCAGAAGTAAAGAGCTTCTTCGAAATCCACCGTGACATGGGCACCTATGCCGGCGGCGTGCATATCGAAATGACCGGCGATGATGTCACCGAATGCGTCGGCGGCGTCTCGGCCGTCACCGAAGCCTCCCTCTCGGACCGCTACCACACTTATTGCGACCCCCGCCTCAACGCCAGCCAGGCCCTGGAACTGGCCTTCCTCGTCGCCGAAGAAGTCCACGCCCAAAAGCCTCCCCGCGAAACCCGCATCGCCGGCGAATAG